A part of Bufo bufo chromosome 7, aBufBuf1.1, whole genome shotgun sequence genomic DNA contains:
- the KDELR2 gene encoding ER lumen protein-retaining receptor 2, with product MNIFRLTGDLSHLAAIIILLLKIWKTRSCAGISGKSQLLFALLFTTRYLDLFTSFISLYNTSMKLIYIACSYATVYLVYMKFKATYDGNHDTFRVEFLVVPVGGLSVLVNHDFSPLEILWTFSIYLESVAILPQLFMISKTGEAETITTHYLFFLGLYRALYLFNWIWRYSFEGFFDLIAIVAGVVQTILYCDFFYLYVTKVLKGKKLSLPA from the exons ATGAACATCTTCAGGTTAACCGGGGACTTGTCCCATTTGGCAGCCATCATCATCCTGCTGCTGAAGATTTGGAAGACCCGGTCCTGTGCCG GTATTTCTGGGAAGAGTCAGCTCCTCTTTGCTTTGTTGTTCACTACGCGATACCTGGATCTTTTTACATCATTCATTTCATTGTACAACACTTCTATGAAG CTCATCTATATTGCCTGCTCGTATGCAACAGTCTATCTGGTATACATGAAATTCAAGGCTACATATGACGGGAACCACGACACCTTCCGAGTGGAGTTCCTTGTTGTTCCCGTTGGTGGATTGTCGGTCCTTGTGAATCACGATTTCTCGCCACTGGAG ATCCTGTGGACCTTCTCCATATATCTGGAGTCCGTGGCCATTTTGCCTCAGCTCTTCATGATCAGCAAGACGGGTGAAGCGGAGACAATCACCACTCATTACCTGTTCTTCTTGGGCTTGTACCGTGCCTTGTACCTCTTCAACTGGATCTGGCGCTACTCCTTTGAAGGCTTCTTTGACCTGATTGCCATAGTGGCCGGTGTGGTGCAAACCATCCTGTACTGCGACTTCTTCTACTTGTATGTTACAAAAG TACTAAAAGGAAAGAAGTTGAGTTTGCCAGCATAA